The DNA sequence GGAGTCGCCACGGCCATCCGTACCCTGACTTCGCCTATCGCCGGCTACGTCACCTGGTACGGACAGCACGAAGCCCCGTGGTTGGCGCACTGCGTCGCTGGGCCGCAGCTTGGTCTGGCCCGATACTCGCCGGAAGACGCCGAGATCCTCGACATCAACTGCGCGTTGGCGCGAGCGACGGGATGGTGGTGGCCATTCGACGACGTCTGTGTCATGGCCGAGCGACCCACAACCATGTACACCGAGCCCACCCCGGACGCGAAGTTCAGCCAACGTCGCCTGCACCATGACGAAGCGCCGGCTGTCCAATTCGCCGATCGGAAAGCACTTTACGTGCTCCATGGCACTGTCGTTCCCGAATGGGTGATGCATGATCCGACCGTTGAACGTATCGCTCGCGAACGCAATGTAGAGGTCCGTCGGTGCGCGATCGAGCGCCTCGGCTGGGACGTCTACATTTCAGAAGCTGGGATGACACTGATCGACCAGGCCGATGACCCTGGGAACGTCGACGGCACGTTGGCGCTGTACGCAACTCCGTCCAGTGTGCGCCGGAGTGGACGAATACTGCTCGTTCTCAACGGTTCCCGCGAACGCGATGGTACCCGCCGACGTTATGGGCTACCCGTGCCCGACGGGATGTCTTCCGCTCTCGACGCCGCGGGTTGGACCTATGGCATCAGCGGTGACGATTATTCGCGGCTCGTCCGCCGCACCTGAAAACCATTCAACAACATCTACCCCACACACAATCACAAGGTGATCACATGAACTCCACCATGACCCTGTCCGATCTCACCGCGCTCTCAGGCCTCGAGGTCTTCGACTACCTCGACACAGAGATGTCGATTCCCATCGTCGACGGACTCCAAGCGCAAGGCGACCTTCTCGTCACTCCCGCCGCCATCTTGCCGATGGTCACGTCCTACCCGAGTACACGTCCCGAACCGGTTTCACGGGCGGGAATTGAACTGCTGCGCAGCGCAGTCGGCGGAAACCCGCACAGCCTTGTCTCTGAAGCAGGCCATTGCATGTGGATGGCGCGTGTAATCGATCCGAGAGGTCTGGCGCTCGGCATCCTCGACACTCAAGTGGTTGCGTACTTGATCCATCCCGAGCACGGAGCCACGGGGATTGCCCCTGGTCGTTACGTGATCGGGCGCCAGCAGGAGTTCGACATGACTGTCCGTCGGACACCGCCGGCCTGGACGACGAGCGATTCCCTCTGGGGGAGTGGGCGGCTCGTCGCTGACTGACATTGGTGTCAGGGACTCTGGTCGCGCTCATCGGCCATCGGCCATGAAGTGCTTGTGAACGGAATGCAATGCGTATGAGCGAAGTTGGCAGAACCACCGCTATGACGGTGGTTCTGCCAAGGACCGACTACTCGTCGTCTGCGTCACCCGAGCAACTAGCAGTTGCTCCCGGGCCGGAAGACGTGTTGGTCACAATTACCCGATCGCCCTGCTTGATCGTGCAGGTTATCGACCCCTGGGCTTCAATACCGTTGGTGGCAATGAGGGATACGGACTTCAGGATCCCAGTGACCTCGACCTGCTTGGTCCAGGGGATAGCGATGTCCGTCTCTTGGGCAGTATCAAGTTCCCCGGTGGTGAACGTCGCCGAGCCGGTCGGCCCGTCGCCGGTGATCTCGTAGGTCACCTGGACGACTTCGTTCGATTCTTTGTCGACCTCGTTGACGGCGCCGCTTATCAGCGCGGCGCAGCTGGCGATGCCCGCGATGATGACGATGATGATCGCAAGAAGCACCCAAGGCCAGATCTTACGTTTCTTAGGTGGCTGCGGCGGGGCGTAGTAACCACCTTGCTGGGGGTACTGACCTTGCGGGTAGGGTTGTCCGCCCTGGTACGGATTGTTCTGCTGCCCATCCTGATACGGGTTGTACGGCTGTCCTGGATTGGGTGGTTGCTGGTCAGGCATTAACTGCGTGCTCCTCGTGCGGTGGTTTGTATCAACGTAGATAACCACACAGGATTCAGGAATTGATCAAGTCGGAAATATCTGCAGCAGAATGGTTTTCACCTGGCTAGGTGCATCTATTCGTAGGATAGACAAATGCAACTGGCTGCCGTAGATGCGTCTACTTCGGTGGAGCGACTGCCGACTGAGTGAACGGAGGGGACGTGAGTGAGGTGAGCCGAGTCGTCGGGGCGGATTGCTGGGCTACTCATTGACTCGACATGTAAGACTTCGTACCCATGAGTCGTCTTAAGCTGCATCAGCTTTCCCGTATCACCGGCCATGTCGCCTGGTGGGTGTTTGTGGTTGCGACATTGTTTGCCGGGGGCATCACCTGGCTCGGCAACGATCACGAGTACCAACACCCGCCGTTTCTTCTTCGGTCAGACGAATGGATGGTGTACTCGACGGTGCCGGAGTCATCGCAGGCCACGGCAGAGTATGTCGATGTGGCCGTGGCCCTTCCGTACGAGTGGTGGAGGGATGGTGAATCACTCTCCGCGGCAATGTTTATGGTGGTGATGATTGCCGCTGTGGTTGAGGCGGCCTCAGCTCGTCGGCTGTGGCGAGGGTTGATCACTGTAGGGGCACCATGCGTTGCCTTGGGCCTGCTTGTAATTGCGACTCCCGGCACCGACGCCGAATCGGACATGACGACCGCGCTGGTTCTGGTACTCGTGGCCGTCGCCGTGCGTGAGGTCTGGGCGCGTTGCTTCGCGCCTCGCAAGGTCTGAACAAGCCGGAGCAATCGCTGGGCTCCCGTCCCCGGCGATTACCTCGGCGCGGCCGTGCAGGGTCAGGCCTGATCGTCAAACGCGCTCAAAGCGTCGGGACCCGCCGCAGGCGCTCGGAATGTTGCGATCCCGCGGGGTGAGGGTGCCCCTAATCGATCGCATCGCCTGGCTGTCAGTCCATGGAACCGCGGTCTGGGCGTGAGCGTCAGAGAGCGAGGGGGTGGTGCACATGACCGGTGCAGTCAGGGAATCGTGGTCGTCTCGCGCCGCGCGGATGGTTGGCGGCGTTGTTCTGGGTGTCGGGGTGTGGATACTGCTGGCGTTGGTCATGTACTTCACGCCGGTGCTATGGCTCTTCGGACCAGCGCTGGCCAGCTTGACCTGCGTGGCCGGGGGAGCGTGGGGCTACCGCATCTATGAAAAAGACGATGTTGCCGTTGGGTTCATGCTGGTCGGCCTTGTGGGCTTCGTGGTAGCCAGCAGTCTGTGACTGTCAAGCCTCCTTAAGTGGAGCAGGACGGCTTGTGCAAGCAGCCCGATCGCGTCTCCGACTCCGAGGTCCTCACGCAAAAGTGGTGCTACTCAACACCGCAACAACCACACCCGCGACCACCAACACACCCACAACCGTGGCCATGATCCAGGCCAGTCGGCGCCGGTGTTTGGTGGCGGCGTTGATGCCGACTCCGATGCCGACCAGGATCGCCATCGTATACAACGAGATACCAAGTGTCAGTGCTGCGGGGGAAATGGCGCACTCACCCCTTGTCGAGCTTGACTGATTCGCCCTCGGCCGGCTTCGCCGCGATCTGCTGGGTCTTCTTGTACAGCCACGCGATAACGGCGACGAAGACGATCACACCGAGGTACTCGGAGATCTTCTCGAATCCGCTGCCGACAATGGCAAGCGGACTCTCGTCGTCGGTTGCGGCAACGATGCCGGCGAACACCACACCGAAGAGGCTCTCACCGACGATGAGGCCGGTGGCCAACAGAACGCCCATGCGCTTCTTGCGTTCCACCTCCACACCGGACTTCTCGGCCCACTTGTTGTAGAAGGTGCCGAGGATGGCGCCGATCGGGATGACCAACGTCAGCGAGATGGGCAGGTACATACCCATTCCCACCGCTAGCGGCGGCAGACGGAACTTACTGTTTGTAGTCCGGGTCAGCACCTCGTCGACAACGATGATGGCGATACCGATGAGCGCACCGACGCCGATCAGGTTCCAGTCCAGGTCGGAACCGAAGACGCCCTTGGCGAGTGAGGAGATCAGCGCGGCCTGCGGGGCCGCCAGAGCGTCGTCGGTGGCGCCCGGGGCGCCGACGAATCCGAAGGCCGTCTGCATCAGCTGCAGGATCGGCGGGATCACGGCGGAACCGAACAGCACACCGATCACCAACGCCACCTGCTGCTTCCAGGGCGTGGCACCCACGAGCTGGCCGGTCTTGAGGTCTTGGAGGTTGTCGTTGGAGATGGTCGCAACACCGAAGATCACGGCCGTGGTGAACAGTGTGAACGCGATCAGAGCGGTGTTCTGCGCATCGGTGGCATCGCCGTACACCATCTTGATGAGCAGGGCGGCGATGAGAACAACAAGAATGCCGACGCCGGAGATCGGGCTGTTGGACGACCCGATGAGACCGGCCATGTATCCACAGACCGCGGCGACCACAAGTCCGATCACGAACACCAAAATGATGCTGACGGCGATGATTCCGGTGGCCGTACCGTGCAAGGCGGTGTTGTGCACGAAGTCCCAGAGAAGTAGCCCGATGGGGATGAGGGCCACCAGGATCACGAGCCCGACGTAGGTGATGGGGATGTCCTGCTCGGTCAGCTCGACCGACGATCCCTTGCGGCGACTGCTGGCCGACACCATCGCTGTCTTGATGCCCTTGATGATCGGGCCGATGATCTTGAGCAGGGTCCAGATCGCGGCGACCGCGATGGCTCCGGCGCCCACGAACCGGACGTCGGACGAGAAGATGCTGCTGACCCCGTCGAGCAGAGCCTCGCCCGCGGGCAGGTTTCCGTTGCTCTGGATGGGCAGGATGATGCCGAACGAGATGACCAGACCGATGAGCATGGCGATACCGACGGTCAGTCCGACGAGATGACCCACGCCGATGAGGGCCAGCGACAAGCTGGCGCCCCACATCGTCCCGCCTGCACCGACTTTGACCGCACCGGCCAACGAGTTGCTGATGAGTTTGAGGTTCGCGAGAAGGTTGAACGCAGCGGCAACCACCGAGCCGATCAGAATGATCCGCAGCCCGCCCCTGTTCTCTTCGGCGCCCTGGGTGGTGTCGCCTACCCGCAGAACCTCGGCCGCCGCGACCCCCTCGGGATAGGGCAGATCAGATCCCGTCACCAACGCTCGGCGCAGGGGGATCGAGTACATGACGCCGAGGATGCCGCCGATGGCGCACACCGCCACGGTGATCCAGTACGGGAAGCCGGTCCACCAGCCGACCATGATCAAGCCGGGTAGCACAAAGATGATGGCCGAGAGAGTGCCCGCGGCCGATGCAATGGTCTGCACGATGTTGTTCTCGACAACGGTGTGGTTGGCGAAATAGCGCAGGATGCTCATCGAGATGACGGCCGCGGGGATCGCCGTGGCGAAGGTGAGACCCACCTTCAAGCCGAGATACACGTTGGCGGCCGTGAACACGAGGGTGATCAGTCCGCCCAGGATGATCCCCCGGACGGTCAGTTCCCGCAGGCCGGGCGACTTCTTGGCCGTTGCGGTTGCGTCCTCTGTGGACATGTTGCTACCCCTCATCTTGAACGGGTCTGGTGATCATTAGCCGCCGAAACAAAAGCATCGTTGACCGTGACACTGTAATCCCGAACCCGCGGCTGCGAACCACCTGTCGGCGAAAACCCCGCAGGCATCAAGAACGTGCTGGTTGAACGGCCCGGTCTGTGCTCGTCAGAGATCGGACGCTGCGTCTTTAGAAACGGTCCCGGAGCCTGGTTCTGCTGGTAGTTTCCGCAAGATGGGACCCACCGTCGCACGCCTGGCCCGCCTGTTCCCGAGCATCCTGATGACGGCGGTCCTCGTCGCCGCAGCTGGGTTCTCCGGCGCGGGAGGTGCAGGTGCGGCACCGGGCTTCTATCAGCCACCCGGCGACATCCCCGACCGCCCTGGGATTGTCTTGCGGACCGAGCCGTCGCAGCTGGCGTTCAGCATCCCCGCAGGCGGCGGCGCGTTCCCGGCTACCGGCACCCGCCTGATGTACAGCAGCACCGACCTCAACGGTGCGCCCATCGCTGTGACTGGCACGTACTTCGAGCCGGCCGCCGCGTGGAACAAGCCCGGGCCCCGCCCGATCATCAGCATGGCCGTCGGCACCCACGGCCAGGGCGATCAGTGCGCGCCGTCGCATCTGTTCAACTCCGTCATCTCCTACGGTGGCGGACTCGACGTGATGGTGCAGTACGAGATCGCCGCGGTATACGCGGCGGTTGCCCAGGGCATCGGCGTGGTCGTCACCGATTACCAGGGTCTGGGCACCCCGGCCGTGCACGGCTACCTCAACCGGGTGGCGCAAGCGCACGCAGTACTCGACGCCGCCCGCGCCGCCATCGACCTCAAGTCCCTGCCCGCGGACACCCCGGTCGGCATGTGGGGTTATTCGCAGGGCGGGGGAGCGGTGGCCGGTGCCGCCGAGTTGCAGGCTTCCTATGCGCCCGAACTCAACGTTCGCGGTACCTACGCCGGCGCACCACCTGTCGATCCCCTGAAGACCCTGGGCCTCGCTGAGGGCGGAATCCTCACCGGCGCAGTCGGATACGCTTTGAACGGCGTGTACAACGATTACCCGTCGGCGAGGCCCGAACTCGATCGACTGATCAACCCGGCAGGCAAGGCGCTGATGCGCGACACGGCAAACCAATGCGTTCCGGAGACGTTGGCGCGCTACGCATTCCAGCGAACCAGTCAATGGACCACCAGTGGCCGACCACTCGCCGAGGTCGCGACGGACAACCCGGTTCTGAAATCGGTCTTCGACTAACACCGCATCGGCACGCTCACACCCCAGGCGCCTATCCTCATCGTCGCTTCCGACAACGATGACGTGGTTCCGTGGAGCACATCGAGGGACGTCGCTCGCGAGTGGTGCGGCCGCGGCGCCACCGTCCAGTTCACCACCTTTCCGCTGCCGCCGATTCTTCCCGGTACGGCCGCGGCGCACGGCATTCCAGAGTTTTTCGGCATCCCGACCGCGTTGGGTTGGATGATCGACAGATTCACCGCAGTGCCGCAGCCACGGTGCGTCATCGCGTGATGTTCGTGGAACCGCCGAAGTAAACGAATTGGCCAGGCCAGACTCATGTCTTTGATTCGGTATTCGGTCGGCTGACAAACGACAGGTTGTCCAGATTGAGCCGGGTGTGTGACGGCCTATTAGGAGGCCAGTTGTATCGAATTCGAGGCAACTGAAATCTTATTCTAGGCAACCTGTCACCACCTCTGATCTGGTGTTCTGCGTAGTCAGATGCAGATCCGGACATATCGGATAAAGGCCAGATGTGTCATTTACCATGATCAATGAATGGTCAATTTTAAGAAATCGCATGTTGTCCGGATAGTTACTTGATTTTCGTATTGAAAAGACCATGCAATACATTTGATTTTCGTATGGTGGCCTCATGGCCCGGTCAACGGATATGAAGCCAAACGGGGTTCAGGGCGAGGCAGCAAAGGCCCTCCTCGACGTCGGCAGGTTCTTCACCCGGTGGGATGAGAGCGACGACGGCCGCATGGTGTTCCGGGAGGGCGGCCGTGCGGGTGACGTGTTCTACCGCGACCGATGGAGTCACGACAAGATCGTCCGATCCACACACGGCGTGAACTGCACGGGATCGTGTTCATGGAAGGTGTACGTCAAGGACGGCATCATTACCTGGGAAACCCAGGAGACCGACTATCCATCGGTGGGCCCGGACAGGCCCGAGTACGAGCCTCGCGGATGCCCCCGAGGTGCCGCGTTCTCCTGGTACACGTATTCGCCCACACGGGTCCGGCATCCCTACGCCCGCGGCGTGCTCGTGGAGATGTACCGCGCCGCGAAGGCCCGGGTGAGCGACCCGGTGCTCGCCTGGGCCGATGTCGTTGGAGACCCGATGCGTCGGAGGTCCTATCAACAGGCACGGGGCAAGGGCGGCCTGGTCCGGGTGTCGTGGGACGAGGCCATCGAGATGGCAGCCGCGGCGCACGTCCACACCATCAAGACCTACGGCCCCGACCGCTGTGCCGGCTTCTCGCCCATCCCGGCGATGTCGATGGTGTCGCACTGTGTGGGCACCCGTTTCATCCAGCTCATCGGCGGCGTGATGACGTCGTTCTACGACTGGTACGCCGACCTCCCGGTCGCCAGCCCGCAGGTGTTCGGCGACCAGACCGATGTGCCCGAATCCGGCGACTGGTGGGACGCCACCTATCTGATGATGTGGGGCTCCAACGTTCCGGTGACCCGCACGCCTGATGCGCATTGGATGGCCGAGGTGCGTTATCGCGGAACAAAAGTCGTCACCGTCAGCCCCGACTACGCCGACAACAGCAAGTTTGCCGACGAATGGCTACCAGCGCAGGCAGGTACGGACGCGGCGCTCGCCATGGCGATGGGTCACGTCATCCTCACCGAGTTCTTCGCTCGAGACTCGGTGCCGTTCTTCAACGACTACATCAAGACGTACAGCGACTTACCGTTCCTCATCCACCTCGACGAGCACGACGGCGCGTACGTGCCCGGAAAGTTCGTCACCGCAGACGAACTCGCGGCGCTGCCCGACGGTGCCGCGGCCGAGGACGAGGTGTGGAAAACGGTTGTCCTCGACAGGAACACCGGTGAGCCCGCGGTGCCGAACGGATCCCTCGGCTTCCGGTTCTCGACATCGGGAGAGGGCCGGTGGAATCTCGACCTCGGCGACATCGAACCGATCCTCACCCTGCTCGGTCATGACGGCACCGACGCCGTCGAGGTATTGCTCCCGGCCTTCGATGCCCCGGATGGCTCCGGAAAGGTCCTGCGACGGGGTGTTCCGGCGACGAGGGTGAACGGAGCGCTGGTCACCACCGTCTTCGATCTGATGTTCGCCCAGTACGGCGTTGCTCGCGACGACCTGCCGGGGGAGTGGCCCACCGGCTATGACGACGTCAGCACTCCGTACACACCCGCGTGGCAAGCCGAGATCACCGGAGTGCCCGCCGAAGCGGCGATCCGGGTGGCCCGTGAGTTCGCCACCAACTCGATCGATTCGGGTGGGCGCTCGATGATCATCATGGGAGCCGGCATCTGTCAGTGGTTCCACGGGGATGCCACCTACCGCGCCATCCTGTCGCTGCTGATCCTCACGGGGTGCATGGGCCGCAACGGTGGTGGCTGGGCTCACTATGTCGGACAAGAGAAGTGCCGGCCCATCACCGGATGGATCTCGCTGGCCAATGCGCTCGACTGGTCACGGCCACCGCGCACCATGACGGGAACGTCGTACTGGTACATGCACACCGACCAGTGGCGCAACGACGGCTATTCGGCGGCTTCACTCGCTTCACCGTTGTCCCGAGGGACACTCGACCACGAACACACCGCCGATGCCATTGCGCAGTCCGCCCGTCTCGGCTGGATGCCGTTCTACCCTCAATTCGACCGCAACCCACTGGACCTCGCCGATGAGGCGAATGCTGCGGTGGACGCCGGAACTGCAGACTCGGTCGGTCGTTATGTGGCTGAGAAGCTTCACGACGGTGGGCTCACCCCGGCGATCACTGACGTCGACGCACCGGAGAACTGGCCCCGCACTCTGGTGCTGTGGCGCTCGAACCTGATGGGTTCGTCGGCCAAGGGCAACGAGTACTTCCTGCGTCACCTGCTGGGTACACACCACAACGTGCTGGGCACCGAGAATCCCGAGACGCCCCGGCCACGCGACGTGAAGTGGCACGACGAGGCCCCCGAGGGCAAGCTCGACCTGCTGATGTCGGCGGACTTCCGGATGACATCCACAACACTGTTGTCCGACATCGTGTTTCCGGCCGCCACGTGGTACGAGAAATACGACCTGTCGTCCACCGACATGCATCCGTTTGTGCACGCCTTCTCGCCCGCGATCGATCCGCCGTGGGAAGCCAAGTCCGACTTCGATCTGTTTCACACACTGGCAGAGAAGTTCTCGGCCCTGGCCAAGACCCACCTCGGAGTGCGGCATGACCTGGTCAGCGTTCCGATGCAGCACGACACCCCCGGTGAGATCGCGCAGCCGCACGGTCGTGTGATGGATTGGCAGGGCGCCCCGGACCCGGGAACGCCAGGCAAGAACATGCCGAACTTCACCGTGGTGGAACGTGATTACACCGCCATCGCCGACAAGCTCGCTGCCGTCGGGCCGCTGGTGGACAAGCTCGGCTTCACGGTCAAGAACGTCACCTACGACCTGGC is a window from the Williamsia sp. DF01-3 genome containing:
- a CDS encoding OPT family oligopeptide transporter, giving the protein MSTEDATATAKKSPGLRELTVRGIILGGLITLVFTAANVYLGLKVGLTFATAIPAAVISMSILRYFANHTVVENNIVQTIASAAGTLSAIIFVLPGLIMVGWWTGFPYWITVAVCAIGGILGVMYSIPLRRALVTGSDLPYPEGVAAAEVLRVGDTTQGAEENRGGLRIILIGSVVAAAFNLLANLKLISNSLAGAVKVGAGGTMWGASLSLALIGVGHLVGLTVGIAMLIGLVISFGIILPIQSNGNLPAGEALLDGVSSIFSSDVRFVGAGAIAVAAIWTLLKIIGPIIKGIKTAMVSASSRRKGSSVELTEQDIPITYVGLVILVALIPIGLLLWDFVHNTALHGTATGIIAVSIILVFVIGLVVAAVCGYMAGLIGSSNSPISGVGILVVLIAALLIKMVYGDATDAQNTALIAFTLFTTAVIFGVATISNDNLQDLKTGQLVGATPWKQQVALVIGVLFGSAVIPPILQLMQTAFGFVGAPGATDDALAAPQAALISSLAKGVFGSDLDWNLIGVGALIGIAIIVVDEVLTRTTNSKFRLPPLAVGMGMYLPISLTLVIPIGAILGTFYNKWAEKSGVEVERKKRMGVLLATGLIVGESLFGVVFAGIVAATDDESPLAIVGSGFEKISEYLGVIVFVAVIAWLYKKTQQIAAKPAEGESVKLDKG
- a CDS encoding nitrate reductase subunit alpha, whose product is MARSTDMKPNGVQGEAAKALLDVGRFFTRWDESDDGRMVFREGGRAGDVFYRDRWSHDKIVRSTHGVNCTGSCSWKVYVKDGIITWETQETDYPSVGPDRPEYEPRGCPRGAAFSWYTYSPTRVRHPYARGVLVEMYRAAKARVSDPVLAWADVVGDPMRRRSYQQARGKGGLVRVSWDEAIEMAAAAHVHTIKTYGPDRCAGFSPIPAMSMVSHCVGTRFIQLIGGVMTSFYDWYADLPVASPQVFGDQTDVPESGDWWDATYLMMWGSNVPVTRTPDAHWMAEVRYRGTKVVTVSPDYADNSKFADEWLPAQAGTDAALAMAMGHVILTEFFARDSVPFFNDYIKTYSDLPFLIHLDEHDGAYVPGKFVTADELAALPDGAAAEDEVWKTVVLDRNTGEPAVPNGSLGFRFSTSGEGRWNLDLGDIEPILTLLGHDGTDAVEVLLPAFDAPDGSGKVLRRGVPATRVNGALVTTVFDLMFAQYGVARDDLPGEWPTGYDDVSTPYTPAWQAEITGVPAEAAIRVAREFATNSIDSGGRSMIIMGAGICQWFHGDATYRAILSLLILTGCMGRNGGGWAHYVGQEKCRPITGWISLANALDWSRPPRTMTGTSYWYMHTDQWRNDGYSAASLASPLSRGTLDHEHTADAIAQSARLGWMPFYPQFDRNPLDLADEANAAVDAGTADSVGRYVAEKLHDGGLTPAITDVDAPENWPRTLVLWRSNLMGSSAKGNEYFLRHLLGTHHNVLGTENPETPRPRDVKWHDEAPEGKLDLLMSADFRMTSTTLLSDIVFPAATWYEKYDLSSTDMHPFVHAFSPAIDPPWEAKSDFDLFHTLAEKFSALAKTHLGVRHDLVSVPMQHDTPGEIAQPHGRVMDWQGAPDPGTPGKNMPNFTVVERDYTAIADKLAAVGPLVDKLGFTVKNVTYDLAEQSEHLASVNGVMLGGAADGRPALDTDVKLAEAILTFSGTTNGAVAVDGFEKLQKRVGKRLDDLAGGSEEKRITFADTQRAPVPVITSPEWSGSETGGRRYAPFTVNIERLKPFHTLTGRMHFYLDHDWMIDMGEALPIYRPPLDMHRLFGEPRLGPDGAQQVTVRYLTPHSKWSIHSEYQDNLFMLSLSRGGPTAWLSPEDAAAIDVSDNDWIECVNANGVLVCRAIVSHRMPAGVAYVYHVQERTIDVPKSEATGRRGGIHNSATRLLVKPTHLIGGYAQLSYAFNYLGPAGNQRDMVATIRKRSQEVTF
- a CDS encoding DUF6745 domain-containing protein, with amino-acid sequence MHTSVSGGVATAIRTLTSPIAGYVTWYGQHEAPWLAHCVAGPQLGLARYSPEDAEILDINCALARATGWWWPFDDVCVMAERPTTMYTEPTPDAKFSQRRLHHDEAPAVQFADRKALYVLHGTVVPEWVMHDPTVERIARERNVEVRRCAIERLGWDVYISEAGMTLIDQADDPGNVDGTLALYATPSSVRRSGRILLVLNGSRERDGTRRRYGLPVPDGMSSALDAAGWTYGISGDDYSRLVRRT